One Pontibacter deserti genomic region harbors:
- a CDS encoding FkbM family methyltransferase: MQSLSKGFNLKRLSIERAFKINLNYLFKRLFKITGFEESYSQFGEDLAIRHLLSNVGLRDGVYVDVGCNHPLEHSNSFKLYLEGWKGITIDLNRDSISLHKVERKADIQVHTAISDEVKEVKVFHFENNKINTIDESFYSVMKDVFKPKSEYSVIETRTLTQILVEENIPVIDLLLIDVEGYDFKVLKSLDLRKYRPKLIVIELHDFKLEEFNKDEIVMYLKSMNYKIIGFLAVNGYFQDENI, translated from the coding sequence ATGCAATCATTATCTAAAGGATTTAATCTCAAAAGGCTATCTATTGAAAGAGCTTTCAAGATTAACTTAAACTATTTATTTAAGAGATTATTTAAAATCACTGGGTTTGAGGAAAGTTATTCTCAATTTGGAGAAGACTTAGCTATCAGACATCTGCTGTCTAACGTGGGCTTAAGAGATGGGGTATATGTAGATGTTGGCTGCAATCATCCATTAGAACATTCCAATTCTTTTAAATTGTATTTAGAAGGTTGGAAAGGAATCACAATTGACTTAAATAGGGATTCAATTTCGCTTCACAAAGTTGAGCGTAAAGCAGATATTCAAGTACATACTGCTATTTCTGATGAAGTAAAAGAAGTAAAAGTATTTCACTTTGAGAATAATAAGATTAATACTATAGATGAAAGCTTTTATTCAGTTATGAAGGATGTATTTAAGCCTAAATCTGAATATAGCGTAATAGAGACTAGAACTTTAACTCAAATTCTTGTTGAAGAGAATATCCCAGTTATAGATCTTCTTTTAATTGATGTGGAAGGCTATGATTTTAAAGTGTTGAAATCCTTAGATTTAAGAAAATATAGGCCAAAGTTAATAGTTATTGAACTTCATGATTTTAAATTAGAAGAATTCAATAAAGATGAGATTGTAATGTATTTAAAATCTATGAATTACAAGATAATTGGATTTTTAGCAGTGAATGGATATTTCCAAGATGAAAATATTTAA
- a CDS encoding dipeptidase → MTAATLPIIDLHCDLLVYLTDVPGAIQDNVDEIGCALPSLTQGNVKLQVMAIYCPTKSGSTAYAKKQSEAYKLLAESENCLTAVTNLDELHQALKADQTGMVVAIENASGFCEEDEPLEDGFKKLEKIIEDAGTPLYISMTHSLANRFGGGNATTLGITRDGKMLLDYMHGRKIAIDMSHTSDALAYDILEHIDREKLDIPVIASHSNFRPLWEHERNLPYELMQEIIRRKGLIGINFLRSFLHNDEPDAILDHIKYGFAHGAEDVICFGADYFYTADEKDVSRLPFYFPDLLHAGISYSYILKKLQEQLRPEQLQKLAYQNALRFIERLWSVS, encoded by the coding sequence ATGACTGCTGCTACACTTCCGATAATTGACCTGCACTGCGACTTACTGGTATACCTGACGGATGTACCCGGTGCTATACAGGATAATGTGGATGAAATAGGATGTGCATTGCCTTCGCTTACACAAGGCAATGTAAAACTGCAGGTGATGGCTATATATTGCCCTACTAAATCAGGAAGTACGGCTTATGCTAAAAAACAAAGCGAAGCATACAAGCTACTTGCTGAATCAGAGAACTGTCTCACCGCCGTCACCAACCTAGATGAACTACACCAGGCCTTAAAGGCAGACCAGACAGGAATGGTAGTCGCAATTGAGAATGCTTCGGGGTTTTGCGAAGAAGACGAGCCCTTGGAGGATGGCTTTAAAAAGCTGGAAAAGATAATTGAAGATGCAGGCACTCCCCTGTACATCAGCATGACACACAGCCTGGCCAACAGGTTTGGTGGCGGCAATGCTACCACATTAGGAATAACCCGCGATGGCAAAATGTTGCTCGATTACATGCACGGCCGTAAAATAGCCATTGATATGTCGCATACCAGCGATGCGTTGGCTTATGATATTCTGGAGCATATCGACCGCGAAAAATTAGATATACCTGTTATTGCCAGCCACTCTAACTTCAGGCCACTCTGGGAGCACGAGCGCAACCTGCCTTATGAACTGATGCAGGAGATCATCCGCCGCAAAGGACTGATTGGAATAAACTTTCTGCGCTCTTTTCTGCATAACGATGAACCCGATGCGATACTTGACCATATAAAGTATGGCTTTGCACACGGAGCCGAAGATGTGATCTGCTTTGGAGCCGATTATTTTTATACCGCCGATGAAAAGGATGTGAGCCGCCTGCCTTTCTACTTCCCTGACCTGCTACATGCTGGTATAAGCTATAGCTACATCCTGAAAAAACTACAGGAACAACTGCGCCCCGAGCAGCTACAGAAGCTGGCTTATCAGAACGCGCTTCGCTTTATCGAACGCCTGTGGTCTGTTTCCTAA
- a CDS encoding GyrI-like domain-containing protein codes for MQEPEILMCGEKKLVGMQIYTSLAEDDTVAMWQRFMPRRKEIRNSIGQLFYSVQVFDGGLDVEEFTPKTEFEKWAAVEVSDFNAIPDGMATFILPAGLYAVFIYKGASSAFYEAAQYIYGFWLPESVYELDARPHFDVMGEKYLGPNNPDSEEEIWIPVKLR; via the coding sequence ATGCAAGAGCCTGAGATCCTGATGTGCGGTGAGAAAAAGCTGGTTGGCATGCAGATTTATACTTCACTGGCGGAGGATGATACTGTAGCTATGTGGCAGCGGTTTATGCCACGCCGTAAGGAAATCCGGAATAGTATTGGGCAATTGTTTTATTCAGTACAGGTATTTGACGGTGGATTGGATGTAGAGGAATTTACACCTAAAACGGAGTTTGAGAAATGGGCAGCCGTAGAGGTCTCAGACTTTAATGCTATACCTGACGGGATGGCTACGTTTATACTTCCTGCCGGGCTTTATGCTGTTTTTATATATAAAGGGGCGAGCAGTGCTTTTTATGAAGCCGCACAATACATTTATGGTTTCTGGCTACCAGAGTCTGTATACGAGCTTGATGCCAGGCCACATTTTGATGTGATGGGCGAAAAATACCTGGGTCCGAACAACCCGGATTCGGAAGAAGAGATCTGGATTCCGGTAAAACTGAGGTAG
- the mutS gene encoding DNA mismatch repair protein MutS: MKAESTGTVTPLMKQYNAIKAKHPGALLLFRVGDFYETFGEDAVKASRILDIVLTKRGAGSPSEIALAGFPHHSLDTYLPKLVRAGERVAICDQLEDPKLVKGIVKRGVTELVTPGVSFNDQVLERRSNNYLAAVHFGKTETGVSFLDISTGEFITAQGDRNYIGKLLQSLSPAEVLFCKREKETFTERYGPDFRYFALEEWVFNYDFAYESLTRQFSTKSLKGFGIEGMTEGIISAGAILHYLSETQHKEISHIATISRLEEDKYVWLDRFTVRNLELVYPQHQEGVPLIQVLDHTVTPMGARLLKKWVVLPLKDVTQIKRRLDTVEALTQHRELLTELTTHLKQINDLERLISKVAVRRVNPRELVQLAKALDAIVPIQTALALSNIPALQKLAAQLTPCDGLREEIKNILKPEPPMLTNQGNMINDGIHAELDELRSIAFSGKDYLAQLQRREVQNTGISSLKIAYNKVFGYYLEVSNAHKDKVPATWIRKQTLVNAERYITEELKTYEEKILNAEDRIYSIEFGLFNELVLHALDYVAQVQQNAKVIGVIDCLSSFAGIALANNYVKPEVSDSHVLDIKKGRHPVIEKQLPLGESYVPNDIFLDNEAQQVIIITGPNMAGKSALLRQTALIVLMAQIGCFVPAEAASIGIIDKIFTRVGASDNLSKGESTFMVEMTETASILNNLSDRSLVLMDEIGRGTSTYDGISIAWAIVEHLHNHPKYKAKTLFATHYHELNQLAEELPRVKNYNVSVREAGGKILFMRKLVEGGSEHSFGIHVAQMAGMPNSVVLRADEIMHHLEKEKVSEQAPAQKMKSAPKNNFQLSMFELNDPQLARAKELLEQLDINTITPVEALLKLNELKLLLKEKAETVR, encoded by the coding sequence ATGAAAGCAGAAAGCACAGGCACTGTAACCCCACTGATGAAACAGTACAACGCCATAAAGGCGAAGCATCCGGGGGCATTGCTGCTGTTCAGGGTAGGGGACTTTTATGAAACTTTCGGCGAAGATGCGGTAAAGGCAAGTAGGATACTGGATATTGTGCTCACCAAGCGTGGCGCAGGTTCTCCTTCCGAAATAGCGCTGGCCGGTTTCCCGCATCATTCCCTGGATACCTACTTGCCCAAACTGGTACGTGCCGGCGAACGAGTAGCCATCTGCGATCAATTGGAAGACCCGAAATTAGTAAAAGGCATCGTAAAGCGTGGCGTAACCGAGCTGGTAACACCAGGTGTGTCGTTTAACGATCAGGTACTGGAACGCCGCAGCAACAACTACCTGGCAGCAGTACATTTTGGCAAAACCGAAACAGGCGTTTCTTTTCTGGATATCTCTACCGGCGAGTTTATTACCGCGCAAGGCGACCGCAACTATATAGGCAAGCTGCTGCAAAGCCTGTCGCCAGCAGAAGTGCTGTTCTGCAAACGCGAAAAAGAAACATTTACTGAACGTTATGGTCCAGATTTCAGATATTTTGCCTTGGAAGAATGGGTGTTTAACTATGATTTCGCTTACGAGTCGCTGACCCGCCAGTTCAGTACCAAATCGCTGAAAGGTTTCGGTATCGAAGGCATGACAGAAGGCATTATTTCGGCTGGAGCTATACTTCATTATTTATCCGAAACCCAGCATAAAGAGATCAGCCATATTGCCACCATCTCCCGCCTGGAAGAAGATAAGTATGTGTGGCTGGATAGATTTACCGTGCGTAACCTGGAGCTTGTTTATCCGCAGCATCAGGAAGGCGTGCCGCTGATACAGGTGCTCGACCACACGGTTACACCAATGGGTGCCCGCCTGCTGAAAAAGTGGGTGGTGCTGCCACTGAAAGATGTTACCCAGATAAAAAGGCGTTTGGATACCGTAGAAGCCTTGACCCAGCACCGCGAATTGCTGACTGAGCTCACTACCCACCTGAAGCAGATAAACGACCTGGAGCGCCTGATATCGAAAGTGGCGGTGCGTCGTGTAAATCCGCGAGAATTGGTGCAACTGGCCAAAGCCCTGGATGCAATCGTTCCGATACAAACGGCATTGGCGCTGAGCAATATCCCGGCCTTACAAAAACTGGCTGCCCAATTAACGCCGTGCGATGGCCTGCGCGAAGAGATAAAGAACATCCTGAAGCCTGAGCCACCAATGCTTACCAACCAGGGCAACATGATCAACGATGGCATTCATGCAGAACTGGATGAACTCAGAAGTATAGCCTTCTCTGGTAAAGATTACCTGGCACAATTACAGCGTCGCGAAGTACAGAATACGGGCATCAGTTCACTAAAAATTGCCTATAACAAGGTGTTTGGTTATTACCTGGAAGTTAGCAACGCCCACAAAGACAAAGTGCCTGCTACCTGGATCAGGAAACAGACGCTGGTAAACGCCGAGCGCTACATTACCGAAGAGCTGAAAACTTACGAAGAGAAGATCCTGAATGCCGAAGACCGCATCTATAGTATAGAGTTTGGCTTGTTTAATGAGCTGGTGCTGCACGCCTTGGATTACGTGGCGCAGGTACAGCAAAACGCTAAAGTGATTGGGGTAATTGATTGCCTGAGCTCATTTGCAGGTATAGCCCTGGCCAATAACTATGTGAAGCCGGAGGTAAGCGATAGCCACGTGCTGGATATTAAAAAAGGCCGTCACCCGGTTATCGAAAAGCAATTGCCACTGGGCGAAAGCTACGTGCCGAATGATATTTTCCTGGATAATGAAGCCCAGCAGGTGATCATTATTACAGGGCCGAACATGGCCGGTAAAAGTGCCTTGCTGCGCCAGACAGCACTTATAGTTCTGATGGCGCAGATCGGTTGTTTTGTACCCGCAGAGGCAGCAAGTATAGGCATCATCGATAAGATCTTTACCCGTGTGGGCGCTTCAGATAACCTTTCGAAAGGCGAGTCTACGTTTATGGTGGAGATGACCGAAACGGCAAGTATACTTAACAACCTGTCGGATAGAAGTTTAGTGCTGATGGATGAGATCGGGCGTGGTACAAGTACCTACGACGGCATTTCGATTGCATGGGCCATTGTAGAGCATTTGCATAATCATCCGAAGTATAAAGCCAAAACGCTTTTTGCCACGCATTACCACGAGCTAAACCAACTGGCCGAAGAACTGCCACGAGTGAAGAACTATAACGTGTCGGTACGCGAAGCGGGTGGTAAGATTTTGTTTATGCGTAAGCTTGTAGAAGGCGGCAGCGAGCATAGTTTTGGTATACATGTGGCACAAATGGCCGGTATGCCGAATAGCGTGGTGCTACGCGCCGATGAGATCATGCACCACCTTGAGAAAGAAAAAGTGAGTGAGCAGGCACCGGCACAGAAAATGAAATCCGCACCTAAAAATAACTTCCAGCTAAGTATGTTCGAATTAAATGATCCGCAACTGGCTCGCGCTAAAGAACTGCTGGAGCAGCTGGATATAAACACTATTACGCCGGTAGAGGCTTTATTAAAATTAAACGAGCTCAAGCTACTCCTGAAGGAAAAAGCTGAAACTGTACGCTAA
- a CDS encoding DUF4142 domain-containing protein — protein MFTDKLFILALAAISLLLPACDSRTTESETTEVTYTLEKQEPSAMFWDYAASTSMLQTELSKLAKQKSEDTQVLALADSALLQHTKALRKLQRISGKYEYVQLPDSLTGADKTIVKDFKALEGEEFETRYLEYLENSISAQLNRYQETLNETEDPALRSWLNNMKAHLRSQLQLYAAADTLEF, from the coding sequence ATGTTTACTGATAAGCTTTTTATACTTGCACTTGCAGCCATTTCGCTTTTGTTACCGGCCTGCGACAGCCGTACTACCGAAAGCGAAACCACCGAAGTAACTTACACTTTAGAAAAGCAGGAGCCCAGTGCTATGTTTTGGGATTATGCGGCCAGCACCAGCATGTTGCAGACCGAACTTAGTAAACTAGCCAAGCAGAAATCCGAAGATACACAGGTCTTGGCACTTGCTGATAGCGCGTTGCTGCAACACACCAAAGCATTAAGAAAACTGCAACGCATTTCCGGTAAGTATGAGTACGTGCAACTTCCCGACAGTCTGACTGGTGCCGATAAAACGATAGTTAAAGATTTTAAAGCGCTGGAAGGAGAGGAGTTTGAGACTCGCTACCTGGAGTATCTGGAGAACAGCATTAGCGCACAGCTTAACCGCTACCAGGAAACATTAAACGAAACAGAAGACCCGGCATTACGCAGCTGGCTCAACAACATGAAAGCGCACCTGCGTAGCCAACTGCAGCTTTACGCAGCAGCGGATACACTTGAATTTTAG
- a CDS encoding RNA methyltransferase, whose protein sequence is MRKLSMDELNRESVEEFKNKKKIPLVLVLDNVRSLNNVGSVFRTADAFMVEKIYLCGITGTPPHRDIEKTALGATESVEWEHVPDTLELVLKLKEQNYKIGSVEQAENSLKLNEFIPEPGQHFALILGNEVFGVEQEVINNSDFVLEIPQFGTKHSLNISVATGVVVWDFLSKTLGQ, encoded by the coding sequence ATGCGTAAACTTTCGATGGATGAACTTAACCGCGAGTCGGTTGAAGAATTCAAAAATAAGAAAAAAATACCGTTAGTCTTGGTACTGGATAATGTTCGGAGCCTGAATAATGTGGGTTCTGTTTTCCGTACGGCCGATGCCTTTATGGTTGAGAAAATATACCTGTGCGGCATTACCGGCACACCCCCTCACCGTGACATCGAAAAAACTGCCTTAGGTGCAACAGAATCAGTAGAATGGGAGCACGTGCCGGATACGCTGGAACTGGTACTGAAACTAAAAGAGCAGAACTATAAAATTGGTTCGGTGGAGCAGGCAGAGAACAGCCTGAAACTGAACGAATTTATACCTGAACCTGGCCAGCATTTTGCGCTTATATTGGGAAACGAAGTTTTTGGCGTGGAGCAGGAAGTGATCAACAACTCTGATTTTGTGCTGGAGATTCCGCAATTCGGAACCAAGCATTCGCTTAATATATCGGTGGCCACCGGCGTGGTGGTCTGGGATTTTCTGAGCAAAACCCTAGGGCAGTAA
- a CDS encoding outer membrane beta-barrel family protein, whose translation MMTSLHRSIRILSLLIFPVALSAQTPSASGKISGTLQDAASKAAVGFANVVLHTAADSSLVTGATSDIKGKFILERVPNGRFILRVSMVGYPAKFVPNINVSAASPTINLGIISLKPASTQLREVQVTTERELVQYDLDKKVVNVSKDMAAQSGSVAEVMQNLPSVTVDIEGNVSMRGSTNVTILINGKRSALSNLTLDQIPANLIESIELITNPSSKYNPEGTSGIINLVMKKEKKPGFHGTASVTAGTYDNYNTSLNLNYRYFKWSVNGGYDFRQRTRPGESNSFTTNYYLDTVDQSIDSTSYRIQNGDRNSTDRSHNFRLGTDYSVTPKITLSASALYHFGQDKGNSDIRYQFLDENREQQAYSLRHTNDLEDEQAMDLTLGYRQTFDKKGQELTADLVFNANVDDEISHFRETDMSSSDLPDVQQTLVDDENYEFAANADYMHPISENSNLEAGFRSTFERLDEDSRFFNLDNATNELVYDSELSNHFIYDEQVHALYANYNNKYKTLSYQLGLRAEQTYTTSDQRTQSIVTDNNYFSLFPTLFITNDFDDKNKVQFSYSRRINRPSSRFLNPFVDRSDIYNVQFGNPNLKPEFVNSLEMGYLRYFGNASFNSTVFYRHTSDEIERFRTATAVIVNGDSIPGQQVTFLNLSSNASYGVELGLNYDVAKWWKLNGSISGFRTELNSTQGDTELSSSRISWNSKLNSTMTIWKDMDIQLSAFYRAPTADIQGRMEQMFSADLGVKKDVLKKNGTISLRVTDIFNTRQFNFLSFGPEFRTESENRRQTRIIYLGFTYRLNSEDNQRNRRQQDEQSGGDEDDF comes from the coding sequence ATGATGACGAGTTTACACAGATCTATACGTATACTTTCTCTACTGATTTTCCCGGTTGCCCTATCAGCACAAACACCTTCTGCCAGTGGTAAAATATCAGGAACACTTCAGGATGCAGCCTCCAAAGCTGCTGTGGGTTTTGCCAATGTAGTGTTGCATACTGCCGCAGATTCCAGCCTGGTAACCGGAGCCACTTCTGATATAAAAGGTAAATTTATATTGGAGCGTGTACCCAATGGGCGGTTTATACTTCGTGTTTCGATGGTGGGCTATCCGGCTAAGTTTGTACCTAATATAAATGTCAGTGCTGCTTCGCCAACTATAAACTTAGGCATTATCTCACTTAAACCAGCCTCTACCCAACTCCGGGAAGTACAGGTAACCACCGAGCGTGAGCTGGTGCAGTATGACCTCGATAAAAAAGTAGTGAACGTGAGCAAAGACATGGCAGCACAGAGCGGCTCTGTGGCCGAAGTAATGCAGAACCTGCCATCTGTAACGGTAGATATTGAAGGCAACGTGAGCATGCGCGGCAGCACCAACGTAACTATACTTATCAACGGAAAACGCTCCGCACTCAGCAACCTTACCCTGGACCAGATTCCGGCCAACCTGATCGAAAGTATAGAACTTATCACTAACCCGTCATCCAAGTATAACCCGGAAGGCACCTCAGGCATCATTAACCTGGTAATGAAAAAGGAAAAGAAACCGGGTTTTCATGGCACTGCATCGGTTACGGCAGGCACTTACGACAACTATAATACTTCACTTAACCTGAATTACCGCTACTTTAAATGGTCTGTTAACGGGGGCTACGATTTCAGGCAACGTACCCGACCGGGCGAAAGCAACAGTTTTACCACCAACTATTACCTGGATACTGTAGACCAAAGTATAGACAGCACCAGTTACCGCATCCAGAACGGCGACCGCAATAGCACCGACAGATCACACAATTTCCGGTTAGGTACCGACTATTCTGTCACCCCTAAAATTACACTTTCGGCTTCTGCACTGTATCACTTTGGCCAGGATAAAGGCAACAGCGACATTAGGTATCAGTTTTTAGATGAGAACCGGGAACAGCAAGCATACAGCCTGCGACACACAAATGATTTAGAAGATGAACAGGCAATGGATTTAACCTTAGGATACCGGCAGACTTTTGACAAAAAAGGACAGGAACTGACGGCCGACCTGGTTTTTAATGCCAATGTAGATGATGAAATAAGCCATTTCCGGGAAACTGACATGAGTTCGAGCGATCTTCCGGATGTACAGCAAACACTGGTAGACGATGAAAACTATGAATTCGCAGCTAATGCTGATTATATGCACCCCATCTCGGAGAACAGCAACCTGGAAGCTGGCTTTAGAAGCACCTTTGAGCGTCTGGACGAAGACTCCCGATTTTTTAACCTGGACAATGCCACCAACGAACTGGTTTACGACAGCGAACTAAGCAACCACTTTATTTACGATGAGCAGGTACACGCCCTGTATGCCAACTATAACAACAAGTATAAAACCCTAAGTTACCAACTGGGCCTGCGTGCCGAACAGACCTATACTACTTCTGACCAGCGCACACAAAGTATAGTTACTGATAATAATTACTTCAGCCTCTTTCCGACGCTGTTCATCACCAACGATTTTGACGATAAGAACAAAGTACAGTTCAGTTACAGCCGGCGTATTAACAGGCCAAGCAGCCGATTCTTAAACCCTTTTGTAGATCGTTCAGACATTTATAACGTGCAGTTCGGTAACCCGAATCTTAAGCCTGAGTTTGTGAACTCGCTGGAGATGGGCTACCTGCGTTATTTTGGCAATGCTTCCTTCAACAGCACCGTATTCTACCGCCATACTTCCGATGAGATAGAACGTTTCAGAACGGCTACAGCCGTTATTGTTAACGGCGATTCCATTCCAGGCCAGCAAGTTACCTTCCTTAACCTTTCCAGCAATGCCTCTTATGGAGTGGAGTTGGGCCTTAATTACGATGTTGCAAAATGGTGGAAATTAAACGGTAGCATCTCCGGTTTCAGAACAGAGCTAAACTCTACACAAGGCGATACCGAGTTAAGCAGTAGCCGCATAAGCTGGAACTCAAAATTAAATTCCACCATGACAATCTGGAAAGACATGGATATCCAGTTGTCTGCCTTCTACCGCGCCCCAACCGCCGACATTCAGGGCCGGATGGAGCAGATGTTTAGTGCCGACCTAGGCGTTAAAAAAGATGTATTGAAAAAGAATGGCACCATCTCGTTACGCGTTACTGACATCTTCAACACACGTCAGTTTAACTTCCTGAGCTTTGGCCCTGAGTTCAGAACCGAAAGCGAGAACCGCCGCCAGACCCGCATCATTTACCTGGGCTTTACCTATCGCCTAAACAGCGAAGACAACCAACGCAATCGTCGCCAGCAGGACGAACAAAGCGGAGGAGATGAAGATGATTTTTAG